In Syngnathus scovelli strain Florida chromosome 11, RoL_Ssco_1.2, whole genome shotgun sequence, one DNA window encodes the following:
- the cita gene encoding citron rho-interacting kinase isoform X1, with translation MLKFKYVSQGGLKTTPTSADPITIRSSRLNQLFQGRLSLNGQQGGCILSREEFVDSLLLLYQECKSPELMKIHHVANFVNKFSDVVSELQSLQPSLLDFEVRAVVGQGRFGKVQVVREKATGDFYALKVMEKTVLRSQENMVFHEEERRILSLNCNPWIPQLFCAFQDDEHVYLTMEYLPGGDLLSLLNRYEEQFDESMAQFYLAELVEAIHAVHQLGFVHRDVKPENVVIDRTGHIKLADFGSAARLTANKTVATPTVPVGTQDFLSPEVLEAMNGGSHSTYGVECDWWSLGVIAYDMIYSKLPFSDGTSTRTIHNILNFQHFLKIPEEPHATKPFVDLVLSLLCGAQERLGFQGLRCHPFFSRVDWNNLRQVLPPFVPALHAEDDTSNFEEPELAAPRPASASKRGAPPVGFQGKDLPFLGWFFSRALTTLAKSEVVSAGLNSPAKTNSMERKLHLKSKELQETQDKCHKMEQEISRFQRKMTDLESVLHQKDVELKASETQRSILEQDLATYITECSSLKRSLEEARVEVSREDDKAMQLLHDIREQSNKLQEIKEQEYHAQLEEMQVTIRQLEEDLSAARRRSDLYESELRDSRQTSEELKRKAVEYQQRIQKAKEQGKAEVEELLSKLEKTNAEQQVKIQELQDKLSKAVKASTEATELLQNVRQAKERLERDLERLRGKSDSSDTLKRRLRETEQEGRKTLENQVKRLEMVERRENKLKEDIQTKSQQIQQMAEKILELEDHLRDAQSTAQRMETQLVQKERLYEDKIKVLEAQMKVDLADKESLEAKRAQQEEESRENCKLISEQKATINAMDSKMKNLEQRIAELSEANKLAANSSIYTQKNMKAQEEMISELRQQKFYLESQAGKLEAQNAKLEEHLEKISQQEQTKRTRLLELESRLREMGLEHEEEKLEIKRQVSELTLSLQERESQISSLQAARLALESQLQQAKTELEETTAEAEEEITALRNHRDEIQQKFDALRDSCSVITDLEEQLTQLSQENAELNRQNFYLSKQLDEASDEREDQLQLSQEVDRLRREVADREMHLNNQKQNIETLKTTCSMLEEQVVELESLNDELLEKERQWEAWRGALEDEKSQAERRTRELQRLLDNEKQNRLRADQRSTESRQAVELAVKEHKAEILALQQALKEQRLKAESLSDTLNDLEKKHAMLEMNARSLQQKLETERELKQRLMEEQGKLQQQMDLQKSHIFRLTQGLQDALDQTDMLKTERTDLEYQLENIQAVYSHEKVKMEGTISQQTKLIDFLQAKMDQPTKKKKGIFGRRREDVGTTTNGALTPQSQPTVPLQYSDMKLALEKERSRCGELEEALQKMRIELRSLREEAAHFKAQDHMATSTPAQARHQILMSAIVKSPEHQPNPCGLLNPSTRSKESSTPEEKRRVTFEKFGRRVKERMHHNIPHRFTVGLNMRAAKCAVCLDTVHFGRQAATCLECNTLCHPKCSPCLPATCGLPVEYATHFSEALCREKASSPGLQVKEASGHVRLEGWMKQPRNGKRGQQGWETKYVVLDGTKISVYDAEPREDCVNVEEEFELCLPDGEVTVHGAVGASELINTAKSDIPYILKLESHPHTTCWPGQSLYFMAPSFPDKQRWVAVLESVVAGSRGAKDKGDSEAAGVSKRQKNLSPLVQKLLGNSLLKLEGDDRLDINCTLPLTDQIVLVGSEEGLYALNVIKNSLTHIPGLTAVFQIQILRELDKLLMITGEDRALCLVEIKKVKQSLSQSHLPAPPDLNPFIFETVKGCHLFSSGKIDNGICICAAMPNKITILRLNESLNKFCIRKEIETSEPCSCIHFTGYSIIIGTNKFYEIEMKQYVLEEFLDKNDVTLASAVFAASSHSFPISIIQVTTTPQKEEYLLCFHEFGVFVDAYGRRSRTDDIKWSRLPLSFAYREPYLFVTYFNSLDVVEIQGHSFGSHSYAHLDIPNPRYLGPAISSGAIYLASSYQNKLRVICCKGNLIQNQDGGGDLQHCGSGRSPNKRGPPSYNEHISKRLAANPLTHGEPGTPHRYREARTEFRRDKSPSRPLEREKSPGRMLENRIVASPGRAVTDPRLERSPARAMADPRMERSPGRMMDVRRERSPGRFEERQRLHTGSGRTPINPVAKVWDQSSV, from the exons ATGGTTTTTCATGAAGAGGAGAGACGCATTCTGTCTTTGAACTGCAATCCCTGGATCCCACAGCTCTTCTGTGCTTTCCAGGATGATGAGCATGTCTATTTG ACGATGGAGTACTTGCCGGGCGGCGACCTCCTGTCTCTGCTCAACCGATACGAGGAGCAGTTTGACGAGTCCATGGCTCAGTTCTATTTGGCTGAGCTGGTGGAGGCCATTCATGCTGTCCATCAGCTGGGCTTTGTCCACAG AGATGTCAAGCCCGAGAATGTTGTCATCGATCGAACCGGTCACATTAAACTGGCAGACTTTGGATCGGCTGCCAGGCTCACGGCTAACAAGACG GTGGCCACTCCCACAGTTCCTGTGGGAACCCAAGACTTCCTCTCCCCtgaggtattggaggccatgAACGGGGGCTCTCACAGCACCTACGGCGTGGAGTGCGACTGGTGGTCCCTCGGGGTCATAGCCTACGATATGATCTACTCCAAGCTGCCTTTCTCTGACGGCACTTCAACGCGGACCATCCACAACATCCTCAACTTCCAA CATTTTCTGAAGATTCCAGAAGAGCCACACGCCACTAAGCCGTTTGTCGACCTGGTGCTGAGTTTGCTGTGTGGAGCTCAAGAACGTCTGGGATTCCAGGGACTCCGATGCCACCCGTTTTTTTCCAGGGTGGACTGGAATAACTTACGACAAG ttctcccacctttTGTTCCTGCGTTGCACGCTGAAGATGACACCTCTAATTTTGAGGAGCCGGAGCTGGCAGCCCCCCGGCCAGCCTCAGCATCCAAGCGAGGAGCTCCCCCTGTGGGCTTCCAGGGCAAGGATCTCCCCTTTCTAGGATGGTTCTTCAGCAGAGCACTGACAACATTGGCCAAATCTGA GGTAGTCTCTGCTGGCCTCAACTCTCCTGCTAAGACCAACTCCATGGAAAGGAAGCTCCACCTTAAAAGCAAGGAATTACAAGAAACCCAAGACAAATGTCACAAG ATGGAGCAGGAGATCTCCAGGTTCCAACGCAAAATGACTGATCTGGAGTCAGTGCTCCACCAGAAAGATGTGGAGCTGAAGGCCTCCGAGACTCAGAGGAGCATCCTCGAGCAAGACCTCGCCACCTACATTACGGAGTGCAGT AGCCTAAAGCGGAGCCTGGAGGAGGCACGCGTGGAAGTCTCTAGAGAAGATGACAAAGCTATGCAGCTGCTACACGACATCCGTGAACAGAGCAACAAGCTGCAGGAAATTAAAGAGCAA GAGTACCATGCCCAGTTGGAGGAGATGCAAGTGACCATCAGGCAGCTGGAGGAGGACCTGTCGGCCGCACGCCGCCGCAGCGACCTCTATGAATCGGAACTTAGAGACTCAAGACAAACCAGCGAGGAACTCAAACGAAAGGCTGTAGAGTACCAGCAGAGGATTCAGAAG GCTAAAGAGCAGGGTAAAGCCGAGGTAGAGGAGCTTCTCTCCAAACTGGAAAAG ACAAATGCGGAGCAACAGGTGAAAATCCAAGAGCTCCAAGACAAACTGTCAAAG GCAGTGAAAGCAAGCACCGAAGCCACTGAACTTCTGCAGAATGTCAGACAGGCCAAAGAACGGCTGGAACGAGACCTGGAGCGCTTGCGAGGCAAAAGCGACTCCAGTGACACGCTCAAACGACGTCTGAGAGAGACAGAG CAGGAGGGTAGGAAGACCCTGGAGAACCAGGTGAAGAGGCTGGAGATGGTTGAGCGCCGGGAGAATAAGCTCAAAGAAGACATTCAGACCAAATCCCAGCAGATCCAGCAGATGGCCGAAAAGATCCTG GAACTGGAGGACCACCTGAGGGATGCCCAGTCTACAGCACAAAGGATGGAAACTCAGCTTGTCCAAAAGGAGAGGCTGTATGAAGACAAAATTAAG GTTCTGGAAGCCCAAATGAAGGTGGACCTAGCTGACAAAGAAAGCCTGGAGGCCAAAAGAGCGCAGCAAGAGGAGGAGTCGAGAGAGAACTGCAAACTTATCAGCGAGCAGAAAGCG ACTATTAACGCCATGGATTCAAAGATGAAGAACCTGGAGCAGCGCATCGCTGAGCTGTCAGAGGCTAACAAGCTGGCTGCTAACAGTAGCATCTACACCCAGAAGAACAT GAAAGCACAAGAGGAAATGATCTCGGAGCTGCGACAGCAAAAGTTCTATTTGGAGTCTCAGGCTGGCAAGCTGGAGGCTCAAAATGCCAAACTGGAGGAACATCTTGAGAAAATCAGTCAGCAGGAGCAGACCAAGAGGACCCGTTTACTGGAGCTGGAGAGCAGGCTGCGGGAG ATGGGCTTAGAGCATGAAGAGGAAAAACTGGAGATCAAGAGACAGGTGTCGGAGTTGACCCTCTCCCTGCAGGAACGCGAGTCGCAAATAAGCAGCCTGCAAGCAGCTCGTCTTGCTTTGGAGAGCCAGTTGCAACAAGCAAAGACTGAGTTGGAGGAAACCACTGCTGAGGCCGAGGAGGAGATCACTGCCTTGAGG AATCACAGAGATGAAATTCAACAGAAGTTTGATGCCCTGAGAGACAGCTGTTCA GTGATCACTGACCTGGAGGAGCAACTTACCCAGTTGAGTCAGGAGAATGCCGAATTAAACCGCCAGAACTTCTACCTGTCCAAGCAATTGGATGAAGCATCGGATGAGAGGGAGGACCAACTGCAGCTGAGCCAGGAGGTGGACCGGCTGAGGAGAGAAGTGGCCGACCGTGAGATGCATCtcaacaatcaaaaacaa AACATTGAGACACTGAAGACTACCTGTAGCATGCTGGAGGAGCAAGTGGTGGAGCTGGAGTCTCTGAACGACGAGCTCCTGGAGAAGGAGAGGCAGTGGGAGGCCTGGAGAGGGGCCCTGGAAGATGAAAAGAGCCAGGCCGAAAGACGCACCAGGGAACTGCAAAGACTGCTGgataatgaaaaacaaaacag GTTACGGGCAGACCAGCGTAGCACGGAGTCACGCCAAGCAGTGGAACTCGCAGTCAAAGAGCACAAGGCTGAGATATTGGCGCTGCAGCAAGCCTTGAAGGAGCAGAGACTCAAAGCCGAAAGTCTATCTGATACT CTCAATGATCTGGAGAAGAAGCACGCTATGCTGGAAATGAACGCTCGCAGCTTGCAGCAGAAATTGGAGACAGAGAGGGAGTTGAAACAGAGGCTGATGGAAGAG CAAGGGAAGCTGCAACAGCAGATGGATCTCCAAAAGAGCCACATTTTCCGTTTGACCCAGGGTCTACAAGATGCTTTGGACCAAACCGACATGCTCAAGACCGAGAGGACCGATTTGGAATACCAGCTGGAGAATATACAG GCTGTATATTCCCATGAGAAGGTGAAGATGGAAGGGACCATCTCACAACAGACCAAACTCATTGACTTCCTCCAGGCCAAAATGGACCAGCCCACCAAGAAAAAGAAG GGCATTTTCGGGCGACGGCGCGAAGATGTCGGCACGACCACAAATGGGGCATTGACTCCTCAATCTCAGCCGACAGTTCCCTTGCAGTACAGTGACATGAAGCTTGCTTTAGAGAAGGAGCGCTCGAGGTGTGGAGAGCTGGAAGAGGCTCTTCAGAAGATGCGAATTGAACTACGATCCTTAAGAGAAGAGG CCGCTCATTTTAAAGCGCAGGATCACATGGCGACTTCCACACCAGCCCAGGCCCGCCATCAAATCCTCATGTCGGCCATTGTGAAGTCCCCAGAGCATCAACCCAACCCTTGTGGGCTACTTAACCCCTCAACCCGTTCAAAGGAGTCTTCCACACCTgaag AAAAGAGGAGGGTCACCTTTGAAA AGTTTGGTCGTCGCGTGAAGGAGCGAATGCATCATAACATCCCCCATCGCTTCACTGTGGGTCTCAACATGCGCGCTGCCAAATGTGCAGTCTGCTTGGACACTGTGCATTTTGGACGCCAGGCTGCCACTTGTCTAG AATGCAACACCCTTTGTCATCCCAAATgctcaccatgcctaccagccaCTTGCGGCCTGCCAGTCGAGTATGCCACCCACTTCTCGGAGGCTTTATGCCGAGAGAAGGCAAGCTCCCCTGGACTCCAGGTCAAGGAAGCTAGTGGGCATGTTCGCTTGGAGGGATGGATGAAGCAGCCAAG AAATGGCAAACGTGGTCAGCAAGGCTGGGAGACAAAGTACGTGGTCCTTGATGGAACCAAAATATCAGTTTACGACGCAGAGCCCAGAGAAG ACTGTGTAAATGTCGAGGAGGAATTTGAGCTTTGTCTACCTGATGGAGAGGTAACTGTTCATGGAGCTGTTGGGGCCTCCGAGCTCATCAACACTGCAAAGTCAG ACATCCCTTACATTCTGAAGCTGGAGTCACATCCGCACACCACTTGTTGGCCAGGTCAGTCGCTCTACTTCATGGCTCCCAGTTTCCCGGACAAACAACGTTGGGTGGCTGTACTGGAGTCTGTGGTGGCCGGTAGCCGTGGAGCTAAAGACAAAGGGGATTCAGAAGCT GCAGGTGTTTCTAAAAGACAGAAGAACCTATCACCCCTGGTTCAG AAACTTCTGGGCAACTCGTTGCTGAAGCTGGAGGGTGACGACCGCTTGGACATCAACTGCACTCTGCCCCTCACTGACCAG ATTGTGCTGGTCGGCTCTGAGGAGGGCTTGTATGCGTTGAACGTCATAAAGAACTCCTTAACGCACATCCCGGGCTTGACTGCCGTATTCCAGATTCAGATCCTGAGGGAGCTCGacaagctgttgatgatcactg GAGAGGATCGGGCCCTGTGTTTGGTGGAGATCAAGAAGGTGAAGCAGTCTTTATCGCAGTCCCATCTTCCAGCTCCACCTGACCTCAACCCCTTCATCTTTGAGACAGTGAAGGGGTGCCACCTCTTCTCCTCTGGAAAG ATTGACAATGGAATTTGTATCTGTGCCGCTATGCCCAATAAGATTACAATCCTGCGACTTAATGAAAGCCTCAATAAGTTCTGTATCAGAAAG GAAATCGAAACCTCCGAGCCCTGCAGCTGCATCCACTTCACTGGCTACAGTATTATCATCGGCACCAACAAATTTTACGAAATTGAAATGAAGCAGTATGTGCTAGAAG AGTTCCTGGATAAAAACGACGTGACGCTAGCCTCCGCTGTGTTTGCCGCATCCTCCCACAGCTTCCCCATCTCTATCATTCAGGTCACCACGACTCCTCAGAAGGAGGAATACCTGCTCTGTTTCCATG AGTTTGGCGTGTTTGTGGACGCATACGGACGCAGGAGTAGAACCGATGATATCAAGTGGAGTCGCCTGCCACTATCATTTG CTTATAGAGAGCCATACCTGTTTGTGACCTACTTCAACTCTCTGGATGTGGTTGAGATTCAGGGACATTCGTTTGG GTCCCACTCATACGCTCACCTGGACATCCCAAACCCACGCTACCTTGGCCCAGCCATTTCTTCCGGTGCCATTTACTTGGCCTCATCATATCAGAACAAACTACGAGTCATTTGTTGCAAGGGCAACTTGATTCAGAACCAGGATGGTGGAGGAGACTTGCAGCACTGCGGCTCAGGACGCAG CCCTAACAAACGTGGGCCTCCTTCCTACAACGAGCACATCTCCAAAAGGCTGGCAGCCAACCCCCTCACACACGGGGAGCCCGGCACACCCCACCGCTACAGAGAGGCCCGCACCGAGTTCCGGCGTGACAAGTCCCCCAGCCGTCCTTTGGAGAGAGAGAAGTCCCCCGGTAGGATGCTGGAGAACCGGATAGTGGCGTCTCCCGGCAGAGCTGTGACCGACCCTCGATTAGAGCGCTCCCCAGCGAGGGCCATGGCGGACCCCCGGATGGAGCGCTCCCCGGGGCGTATGATGGATGTCCGCAGGGAGAGGTCACCGGGTCGTTTTGAAGAGCGCCAGAGGCTTCATACTGGTTCTGGACGCACGCCTATAAACCCCGTCGCCAAG